A region of the Gemmobacter fulvus genome:
AAACCCCTGCCCCGACCACGCCCGCAACCGGCGGCAACTGGCAGGTGGTGAATGGCACATTGGGCTTTAGCGTCAAACAGATGGGCGCGGATGTCGCGGGCAGCTTCCCCGACTGGCAGGCCGAGATCACCTTTGCCGAATCCCCCACCGATGGCCGCCACGGCCGCGTGCGCGTGACCATCGACACCACCAGCCTGACGCTGGGGGCTGTCACCGATCAGGCCAAAGAGGCCGAGTTCTTTGACGTGGCCCAGCACAAACAGGCGGTGTTCGAGGCCGAGATCCTGCCCGCCGCCGCCGGGGCCACCGGCTATGTCGCGCAGGGCAGCCTGACGCTGCGTGGGGTGACGGTGCCGCTGTCGCTGCCCTTCACGCTGGATCTGCAAGGCGACAGCGCCACCATGCAGGGCAGCGCCACTCTGGACCGCCGCGACTTTGGCATGGGGGCCTCGTATAGCGATGAAAGCAGCGTCGGCTTTGGCGTGACGGTGACTGTCACCCTGACCGCCACCCGCAAGGGCTGAGACCGCAGACCGCATGGAATTGCCGCCCGATTTGATCAAAATCGGGCGGCTCCCCTTGCCCTCCCCCGCGCCAGCGCCTAGCCTCCCCCGACCCGGAAAGGCGCGCGCATCCCATGCCCCAGACAGATACGAAACGCGGCATCCTGTTGATGCTGACGGCGATTGCCATCTTCACCACGATGGATGCGCTGGCCAAAACCCTTGTGGCCATCTACCCGACGCTGCAAGTGGTCTGGGCGCGCTATACAGGGCAGAGCGTGATCGTGGCGCTGGTGTTCCTGCCCCGGCTGGGCAGCCTGCTGCGCACCCGCTATCCGGGGCTGCAAACGCTGCGCTCGCTGTTCCAGTTCGGAGCCACCGCGTTTTTCTTCTTCAGCCTTGGCCATATCGGTCTGGCCGAGGCCACCGCGATCACCGACATCAACCCTGTGCTGATCACCCTGGGGGCTGCGGTGTTTCTGGGCGAAAAGCTGGGGCCCCGACGCATCTTCGGCGTGCTGGCAGCCCTCGCCGGGGCGCTGATCATCATCCGGCCCGGTGCGGGCGTGTTTCAGCCCGCCGCCCTGCTGCCGCTGTGCTGCGCCATCTGTTATGCGGGCTATGCCATCTTCACCCGCCGCGTCGGCCATGATGAACATCCCTCGACCTCGCTGCTCTATTCGGCGCTGTTCGGCACGCTTGTCACCTCGGTCCTGCTGCCGTTCAGCTGGCAACCGATCGCCACGGCGCATATCGCGGGGTTTGTTGCCATCGGCGCCTTGGGGGCCTTGGCGCAGTTCTTCCTGATCCGCGCCTTTACCGTGGCCGAGGCCTCGGCCATCGCACCTTTCGGCTATGTCGGCATCGTGTTTGCGACCGGCTGGGGCATCCTGCTGTTTGACGAATGGCCCGACGCCTACACCCTGCTCGGTGCCCTTGTGATCGCGGGGGCCGGTGTCTATGTCTGGCAACGCGAAACGCGGGCCAACCGCGCCAGATGAGAGATCCATGGCCACTTCCCCAGACCATCTGCCGGCCAGTCCGGCGCATTGGCTGCAAAACCTCGTTCTGCGCGGGCTGATCGGCGGGCTGCTGCTGCTGCCCTATCGCTGGCGTGTGCCGCTCTGTGGCTGGATCTTTGCGCGGGTCATCGCCCCTCTGGCAGGTTACAACCGCCGCATCCGCGACAATCTGGCGCTGATCTTCCCCGAGATGCCCGCCGCCGAGGTGCGGCGCATGGTGCGCGCTGTGCCCGACAATGTGGGCCGCACCATCATCGAACTGTATTCCGGCGCGGCCTTCACCGCCCGCGCCAAGGCGGCACCGATCCACGGCCCCGGTCTGGCCGCGCTGGAACAGGCCCGCGCGACAGGCCGCCCGGTGCTGCTGGTGACCGGCCATTTCGGCAATTACGATGCCAGCCGCGCGGCGCTGATTGCGCGGGGCTTTGCGGTGGGCGGCCTCTATCGCCCGATGACCAACCGCTATTTCAATGCCCATTACGTTGCCGCGATTTCAGGCATCGGCGAGCCGCTGTTTGCGCGCGGTCGGCAGGGCATGGCGGGCATGATCCGCTTTCTGCGCGGTGGCGGCATGTTGGGCATCGTGCAGGATCAGCATATGAAACACGCGCCCAAGCTGCGCTTTTTCGGCCATCCTGCCAAGACCGCGCTGTCGGCTGCGGAACTCGCGCTGAAATATGACGCGCTGCTGGTTCCCACATATGCGATCCGGCAAGAGAACGGGCTGGATTTCGACATTCTGGTCGATGCACCGATCCCGCACAGCACCGCCGAGGCGATGACGCAAGCGCTGAACGACCATCTGGAGGCGCATGTGCGCCAGCATCTCGATCAGTGGTTCTGGATCCACAAACGCTGGAAAGACTAGGCTCCCGCCTCAGTCGACCCGCGCGGCCGCCACGATCTCTGCCGGGCCTTCGCGTTGCAGGATCACCACCGCAGGCTCCTGCCCCGCCATCGCCGCGTCAATGTCCAACGGCGGATGCCCG
Encoded here:
- a CDS encoding DMT family transporter; protein product: MPQTDTKRGILLMLTAIAIFTTMDALAKTLVAIYPTLQVVWARYTGQSVIVALVFLPRLGSLLRTRYPGLQTLRSLFQFGATAFFFFSLGHIGLAEATAITDINPVLITLGAAVFLGEKLGPRRIFGVLAALAGALIIIRPGAGVFQPAALLPLCCAICYAGYAIFTRRVGHDEHPSTSLLYSALFGTLVTSVLLPFSWQPIATAHIAGFVAIGALGALAQFFLIRAFTVAEASAIAPFGYVGIVFATGWGILLFDEWPDAYTLLGALVIAGAGVYVWQRETRANRAR
- a CDS encoding lysophospholipid acyltransferase family protein, which gives rise to MATSPDHLPASPAHWLQNLVLRGLIGGLLLLPYRWRVPLCGWIFARVIAPLAGYNRRIRDNLALIFPEMPAAEVRRMVRAVPDNVGRTIIELYSGAAFTARAKAAPIHGPGLAALEQARATGRPVLLVTGHFGNYDASRAALIARGFAVGGLYRPMTNRYFNAHYVAAISGIGEPLFARGRQGMAGMIRFLRGGGMLGIVQDQHMKHAPKLRFFGHPAKTALSAAELALKYDALLVPTYAIRQENGLDFDILVDAPIPHSTAEAMTQALNDHLEAHVRQHLDQWFWIHKRWKD